The Chamaesiphon minutus PCC 6605 DNA window TAGAATGACTGAATTAATGCTTGAAGATGAGAAGAGAACCATTGATTTTCTTGAAAATTGCAATACTAATCATGCACGTATTATCTACTGGCTTAGTCCCTGGTTCGATGACATTGCGTGTCAATTTTATAGCGATAAAGTTGCAGATGCTATGATATCTTTGATTGATAAATATCCTGAAGATATCATGCTGCAATCAGATGTGCAAATAGCGATCGATGTTATTCGTAACATTCAAAAAGATAATTCGCTCCAATAACCGTAGAGTGTACATTTCATATAGGATACTTAGGAAATTAAAGGGGATAGTTATCATAGCTCGAATCTAGTCCATCGGCTGAATCGATTGTAAAAAAATGGTAGGGGTAATTCATGAATTACCCCTACCCTTAATCGAGATTTATACTATCCTATGTGCCTTCGATCGCGTTGTTATCGCGCCATTCATAGGCTGCGGCGGTGCGTTCGCGATCGATCTTGAAGATCGAGACACCTAGTGGGGGAATGCACAGATCTAGCGAGAATTTACGATTGTGAATCGACCATTCGTCTGCCCATTTACCACCGAGGTTGCCCATATTGCTACCGCCATATTTGCGCGCGTCGCTATTAAATAGCTCGTGATAAAAACCGTGTTCGGGTACGCCGATGCGGTAATGTGCGTGCGGTTGCGGTGTGAAATTACAGACGACAATTACACAATCATTGCTATTTTTATCGCGGCGGATAAAGGACACCACGCTATGGCGACTATCGGTACAATCGATCCATTCAAATCCAGGCTCCTCAAAGTCTTGACTGTAGAGTGCGGGTTCGTGACGATAGACGTAGTTGAGTTCTGTCAAGAATTGACTCATCTGCTGGTGGGGGGCATATTGTAGCAAGTGCCACTCCAAATCCGACCAGACATTCCACTCGCTCCATTGGGCAAATTCCATCCCCATAAACAGGGTTTTTTTGCCGGGATGAGTAAACATATAGGCATAGAGACAGCGCATATTGGCGAGTTTCTGCCACTCGTCACCTGGCATTTTGCCAATGATATTGCTCTTACCGTGGACTACCTCATCGTGCGAGAGCGCGAGCATAAAGTTCTCGCTGTGGTTGTACCACATGCTAAAGGTAATGTTATTTTGGTGGAACTGGCGGAACCAAGGGTCCATCTCAAAATAATCGAGCATGTCGTGCATCCAACCCATGTTCCATTTGAGGTTGAAACCTAAGCCGCCTAAGTAGGTAGGCGCAGATACCATCGGCCATGCGGTGGATTCTTCGGCGATCGATAGTGCGCCTGGGAAGTAACTAAAGATGAGATGATTGGTTTGGCGCAAGAAGTCAGCGGCTTCGATATTTTCCCGTCCGCCGTACTGGTTGGCTACCCATTCACCAGGTTCGCGACAATAATCGAGGTACAGCATCGAGCTGACGGCATCGACGCGAATGCCATCGATATGGTATTTATCGAACCAAAATAGAGCATTAGCGTAGAGGAAATTTCTGACTTCGTTGCGTCCGTAGTTAAAGATTAAAGTTCCCCACTCTTTATGTTCGCCTTTGCGGGGGTCGGCATGTTCGTAAAGATGAGTCCCATCGAAGAAGGGCAAACCGTGTCCGTCTTTGGGGAAATGTCCGGGTACCCAATCGACGATTACACCGATACCTGCCTGGTGACAGCAATCGACAAAATACATAAAATCTTCAGGGGAACCATGTCGCGATGTCGGCGCATAGTAACCCGTTACCTGATAACCCCAGGAGCCATCGAACGGATGCTCGGAGATGGGTAACAGTTCGATATGGGTAAAGCCCAAATTCTGGACGTAAGGAATTAATTTATCAGCTAATTCACGGTAGGTGAGAAACCGTGCGCCAGGATTATAGTCAGAAACAATTACTGCTGGCGAGGTGGTGCCGTCTGGTAATTGAGCTGGTTCGTTGGCTGCGGCATGTAGCCAGGAACCCAGGTGACACTCATAGACAGAAATCGGCTGGCGCAAAAGATCGCTATGGCGACGCTTTTCCATCCACTCCTCATCTTGCCATTGGTGAATGCTCAGATCGGCAACGATCGAGGCCGTTTTGGGGCGAGGTTCTTGATAAAATCCATACGGGTCGGTCTTCTCGTAAGGATGACCGTCTTGATTTTTAATTTCGTATTTATAAGAGGCACCAACTTTGAGTTCGGGGATAAATAATTCCCAAATCCCGTTCTCCCGTCTGGCCATCTGGTGCTTGCGTCCATCCCAGTAGTTAAAATCACCTATTACCGAAACGTTACGTGCGTTCGGTGCCCAAACGGCAAAATAGATACCTTTAATACCTTCAACTTCGATCGGATGTGCGCCGAGCTTTTCATAAATTCGGTGGTGATTTCCTTCAGCAAATAAGTGAATATCAAAGTCACTTAATAATGGTGAAGTAAATGCATAAGGATCGTAAATTACCCGCTCGTGGCCGCCTTCGGTAATCTTAAGCTGATAGTTGCTCAATTCGGATCGATCGATCGTGCAACTAAAGAAGTGTGGATGATGCTCTGAGTGCATCATATACTCCTGCCGCGCGTCGGGAATCATTACCGAGACGGACTCGGCATTGGGGATGTAACTACGCACCACCCAAACGTTTTTCCCATTTTCCTTAACTTGATGAGGACCTAATATTTCAAAGGGATTGTGATGTTTATTTCCAACAATCCGGTCGATCTGTTCTAAGGCAAGAGTCATGAATTATTAACCTAGGTTGACGCAAAAAGCTAATTAAATTATTGATAATTAAACAAACTAAAAATCGCCACCA harbors:
- the glgB gene encoding 1,4-alpha-glucan branching enzyme, which produces MTLALEQIDRIVGNKHHNPFEILGPHQVKENGKNVWVVRSYIPNAESVSVMIPDARQEYMMHSEHHPHFFSCTIDRSELSNYQLKITEGGHERVIYDPYAFTSPLLSDFDIHLFAEGNHHRIYEKLGAHPIEVEGIKGIYFAVWAPNARNVSVIGDFNYWDGRKHQMARRENGIWELFIPELKVGASYKYEIKNQDGHPYEKTDPYGFYQEPRPKTASIVADLSIHQWQDEEWMEKRRHSDLLRQPISVYECHLGSWLHAAANEPAQLPDGTTSPAVIVSDYNPGARFLTYRELADKLIPYVQNLGFTHIELLPISEHPFDGSWGYQVTGYYAPTSRHGSPEDFMYFVDCCHQAGIGVIVDWVPGHFPKDGHGLPFFDGTHLYEHADPRKGEHKEWGTLIFNYGRNEVRNFLYANALFWFDKYHIDGIRVDAVSSMLYLDYCREPGEWVANQYGGRENIEAADFLRQTNHLIFSYFPGALSIAEESTAWPMVSAPTYLGGLGFNLKWNMGWMHDMLDYFEMDPWFRQFHQNNITFSMWYNHSENFMLALSHDEVVHGKSNIIGKMPGDEWQKLANMRCLYAYMFTHPGKKTLFMGMEFAQWSEWNVWSDLEWHLLQYAPHQQMSQFLTELNYVYRHEPALYSQDFEEPGFEWIDCTDSRHSVVSFIRRDKNSNDCVIVVCNFTPQPHAHYRIGVPEHGFYHELFNSDARKYGGSNMGNLGGKWADEWSIHNRKFSLDLCIPPLGVSIFKIDRERTAAAYEWRDNNAIEGT